The Bacillota bacterium genome has a segment encoding these proteins:
- a CDS encoding methyltransferase domain-containing protein, with protein sequence GLHRRGRWREVLPLERCPIALPPIQEALGAVARWAEAEALPGYDKEANRGFLRHLLLRASEAGGRWMAVLATTSPAALEGGEERWRGALERLGERLAAVEGFASLQWVEDEEPGDALHFAGAPRLVRGVAAVEERLGGFRFALAPQSFFQTHTAQAERLLEAALELAAPAPGERVLDLFAGMGTFTLPLARAVGPDGEAVGVEVVEASVEAGRAAARANGVANARWVAAKVRSFLAGLSGERPWSAVLGEAPLPAGWHPDLVLLDPPRSGAGRRVMERIAALRPRRVLYVSCNPVALAEDLAVLLPLGWELDVARPVDLFPQTPHVETVALLRPAGAGGAG encoded by the coding sequence CGGCCTCCACCGGCGCGGCCGTTGGCGCGAGGTGCTGCCGCTGGAGCGCTGCCCCATCGCGCTCCCCCCCATCCAGGAGGCGCTGGGCGCCGTCGCCCGCTGGGCCGAGGCCGAGGCGCTGCCGGGCTACGACAAGGAAGCCAACCGGGGATTCCTCCGCCACCTGCTCCTCCGCGCCTCCGAGGCCGGCGGCCGCTGGATGGCGGTGTTGGCCACCACCTCTCCGGCGGCGCTGGAGGGCGGGGAGGAGCGCTGGCGGGGGGCGCTGGAGCGGCTGGGCGAGCGGCTGGCGGCCGTGGAGGGCTTCGCTTCCTTGCAGTGGGTGGAGGATGAGGAGCCCGGCGACGCGCTCCACTTCGCCGGGGCACCCCGGCTCGTGCGGGGCGTCGCCGCCGTCGAGGAACGGCTGGGCGGCTTCCGCTTCGCCCTGGCCCCGCAGAGCTTCTTCCAGACCCACACGGCCCAGGCGGAACGGCTGCTGGAGGCGGCCCTGGAGCTGGCCGCGCCGGCGCCAGGCGAGCGGGTGCTCGACCTCTTCGCCGGCATGGGCACCTTCACCCTGCCGCTGGCGCGCGCGGTCGGTCCGGACGGCGAGGCGGTGGGCGTGGAGGTGGTGGAGGCCTCCGTAGAGGCGGGTCGTGCCGCCGCCCGCGCCAACGGCGTGGCCAACGCGCGCTGGGTGGCCGCCAAGGTACGGAGCTTCCTGGCCGGGTTGAGCGGCGAGCGCCCCTGGTCGGCCGTGCTGGGCGAGGCGCCGCTGCCCGCCGGCTGGCACCCCGACCTGGTGCTCCTCGACCCGCCCCGCTCGGGAGCGGGCCGCAGGGTGATGGAACGCATCGCGGCGCTCCGCCCGCGGCGCGTCCTCTACGTCTCCTGCAACCCGGTGGCGCTGGCGGAGGATCTGGCGGTCCTCCTGCCGCTGGGCTGGGAGCTGGACGTCGCCCGCCCGGTCGACCTCTTCCCCCAGACGCCCCACGTGGAGACGGTGGCGCTCCTCCGCCCCGCCGGGGCAGGCGGAGCCGGCTGA